Proteins from one Oncorhynchus gorbuscha isolate QuinsamMale2020 ecotype Even-year linkage group LG18, OgorEven_v1.0, whole genome shotgun sequence genomic window:
- the LOC124002356 gene encoding immunoglobulin kappa light chain-like — protein sequence MFLSTASIIALLLTLSGMEALVLTQEKSLSVNLGDNLKISCAVSDSSQTWTISWYRQKAGGGPSFLLADTTRAAGLPNRFTYSEPGSGYTEYLHINEITAEDEAVYICACVGGCGTSFGQGTEVTIARPPSPPSLVLMASAQAPLSGDKTTLVCLAQDFHPDGASLSWSDDGGSLTGAEVQKGESQRQADGTYTLSSLLSLPSTRWSSGQTFTCHLSHSALTKPLSRSVNNGQCSMFG from the exons ATGTTCCTTTCTACTGCTTCTATTATAGCCCTGCTACTCACTCTGTCTG GTATGGAAGCTCTCGTACTGACCCAGGAAAAGTCCCTCTCTGTGAACCTGGGAGATAATTTGAAAATATCCTGCGCTGTTAGTGATAGCTCTCAGACCTGGACAATTTCATGGTACCGACAGAAGGCTGGAGGTGGCCCAAGTTTTTTGCTTGCTGACACCACAAGAGCAGCTGGGCTTCCTAACAGGTTCacatattctgaaccaggatctggCTACACTGAGTATCTACACATCAATGAAATCACGGCTGAGGATGAGGCAGTGTATATCTGTGCTTGTGTTGGTGGCTGTGGCACCAGT TTTGGACAAGGAACTGAAGTCACCATTG CCCGTCCTCCATCACCCCCTTCTCTGGTCCTGATGGCCTCCGCCCAGGCCCCTCTCTCTGGGGACAAAACCACCCTGGTGTGCCTGGCGCAGGACTTCCACCCTGACGGTGCCTCCCTGTCCTGGTCTGATGACGGTGGCTCTCTGACGGGTGCTGAGGTCCAGAAGGGCGAGTCTCAGCGCCAGGCTGACGGCACGTACACCCTGAGCAGCCTCCTTAGTCTGCCCTCAACACGCTGGAGCTCCGGACAGACCTTCACTTGTCACCTGAGCCACTCAGCACTGACCAAACCACTGAGCAGGAGTGTGAACAACGGGCAATGTTCAATGTTCGGTTAG